The bacterium genomic interval GAAGCGCTGGAACAGTTTCAAAAATCAATTAAATTATCGGACAAATTTCCCGAGTATAAAGAATCGAAATCAATGGTGGAAAAATTATCCTCCCGGTCAAAATAATCACCTTAAAAACACTTATTTGTTAAAATATCTGCATACCTTTTTTATTGATTTTATTTATTATGAGAAGTATAATCAGGTAGTGTTGAAAGCCGGAGGTGTTTATGGATGAAACTAAAAAGGGAATTACAGTTGATATTTTTGGTTCAGAATATACTATCAGGGGCAAAGAGTCACCGGAATATATAAGAGAAATTGCGGGGTATGTAAATAAAAAAATGGAGGATTTGTCCCGGAAATCCACTCTTATTTCTCCCCAGAAAATAGCTATTTTATCGGCTGTAAATATTACTGACGAATATTTTAAATTAAAAGCGGAAAAACAAGGTGTTAAAAATTTGGTAAAAGAAAAATCAA includes:
- a CDS encoding cell division protein ZapA — protein: MDETKKGITVDIFGSEYTIRGKESPEYIREIAGYVNKKMEDLSRKSTLISPQKIAILSAVNITDEYFKLKAEKQGVKNLVKEKSKSIYKLVCDEIEKLS